A stretch of the Uranotaenia lowii strain MFRU-FL chromosome 3, ASM2978415v1, whole genome shotgun sequence genome encodes the following:
- the LOC129750875 gene encoding uncharacterized protein LOC129750875 isoform X1: MVYWKKIGYEPKSDKAAIQGQEQVGVVAMENTDGTNNHEGDSAPENHDSEEAPIVEALDEAFNNGNGESQEEDKDEVKEEDENDEEVKKEEADEENDKDAEVKSEEKPKGKMKIVTRDGKPADLDICRVCKTKDDLGSIFEFDEALRICDLITSVCTVARILERDHLPHKICKGCVDNLKIAVAFKTQCEATDKELRQTLKRSYNKARRNTDFIIVNCPMSDGEEDDDEQQDDDEYKVSHSEVESEPVTSDDSFAPIKKPKKQKTPKRRGRRPKSESVSADTTPVVKRKRGRQPGFRPQKKTPAPEPSLDGTPTPRRRGRPPKSSVSPGIANVVYIEAPDASSSSDSDDDKPIRPRKKQHDCPKCDDSFSTGVELKEHLVTHKGDLFPCTKCDKSFKSKAYLANHLQRHEQDDKRREDKIKAKEAKRQMQRQKELQKRKDHEEKIKRQRTEGGSAEKKKKLDPNPANSGRDLFKCVAPLTSTYWSDSFSD, encoded by the exons ATGGTGTACTGGAAGAAAATAGGATACGAGCCGAAG TCGGATAAAGCGGCGATTCAAGGACAAGAACAAGTTGGTGTCGTAGCGATGGAAAATACGGACGGTACGAATAATCACGAGGGTGATTCCGCCCCGGAGAATCACGATTCGGAAGAGGCCCCGATTGTGGAGGCGCTCGATGAAGCCTTCAACAATGGCAACGGTGAATCCCAGGAGGAAGATAAGGATGAAGTGAAGGAGGAAGATGAAAACGATGAAGAAGTGAAAAAGGAAGAAGCGGATGAAGAAAACGATAAGGATGCGGAAGTTAAGAGTGAAGAGAAACCGAAAGGTAAAATGAAGATCGTTACCAGAGATGGAAAGCCGGCCGATTTGGACATTTGCAGAGTGTGCAAAACAAAAGATGATCTGGGAAGCATCTTCGAGTTTGATGAAGCACTAAGAATATGCGATTTGATAACATCGGTTTGCACTGTGGCGCGTATTCTCGAACGTGATCATTTACCGCATAAGATCTGCAAGGGGTGTGTTGATAATTTGAAGATCGCTGTAGCCTTCAAGACTCAATGCGAGGCCACTGATAAAGAACTTCGTCAGACTTTGAAAAGAAGCTACAATAAGGCGCGTAGAAACACCGATTTCATCATTGTAAATTGTCCTATGTCCGACGGGGAGGAAGATGATGACGAACAGCAGGACGATGACGAATATAAAGTATCGCATTCGGAAGTGGAGTCTGAGCCAGTGACATCGGACGATAGCTTTGCACCTATTAAGAAGCCGAAAAAGCAGAAAACACCTAAACGACGAGGACGCCGACCGAAGAGTGAATCAGTTTCGGCAGACACTACACCTGTTGTCAAACGGAAGCGTGGACGCCAGCCAGGATTCAGACCCCAGAAGAAAACACCTGCGCCCGAACCATCTCTCGATGGAACTCCAACGCCCCGTCGACGAGGACGTCCGCCAAAGTCATCCGTTTCTCCCGGCATCGCTAATGTGGTCTACATCGAGGCACCCGATGCAAGCTCATCTTCCGATAGCGACGACGATAAGCCAATTCGGCCACGCAAGAAGCAACACGATTGTCCCAAATGTGACGACAGTTTCTCGACCGGCGTTGAACTCAAAGAACATTTGGTGACGCACAAGGGTGATCTGTTCCCCTGTACAAAATGTGACAAATCCTTCAAGTCCAAGGCCTATCTGGCAAACCATCTGCAGCGACACGAACAGGATGATAAGCGACGAGAGGACAAGATCAAAGCCAAGGAGGCGAAGCGGCAAATGCAACGCCAAAAGGAACTGCAGAAGCGGAAAGACCACGAAGAGAAAATCAAACGGCAGCGAACCGAAGGCGGAAGCgctgagaagaagaaaaagctGGACCCCAATCCGGCCAACAGTGGCCGGGATCTGTTCAAGTGTGTCGCCCCGCTAACTTCCACCTACTGGAGCGATAGTTTCTCGGATTAA
- the LOC129750875 gene encoding zinc finger protein CG2199 isoform X2, with protein sequence MENTDGTNNHEGDSAPENHDSEEAPIVEALDEAFNNGNGESQEEDKDEVKEEDENDEEVKKEEADEENDKDAEVKSEEKPKGKMKIVTRDGKPADLDICRVCKTKDDLGSIFEFDEALRICDLITSVCTVARILERDHLPHKICKGCVDNLKIAVAFKTQCEATDKELRQTLKRSYNKARRNTDFIIVNCPMSDGEEDDDEQQDDDEYKVSHSEVESEPVTSDDSFAPIKKPKKQKTPKRRGRRPKSESVSADTTPVVKRKRGRQPGFRPQKKTPAPEPSLDGTPTPRRRGRPPKSSVSPGIANVVYIEAPDASSSSDSDDDKPIRPRKKQHDCPKCDDSFSTGVELKEHLVTHKGDLFPCTKCDKSFKSKAYLANHLQRHEQDDKRREDKIKAKEAKRQMQRQKELQKRKDHEEKIKRQRTEGGSAEKKKKLDPNPANSGRDLFKCVAPLTSTYWSDSFSD encoded by the coding sequence ATGGAAAATACGGACGGTACGAATAATCACGAGGGTGATTCCGCCCCGGAGAATCACGATTCGGAAGAGGCCCCGATTGTGGAGGCGCTCGATGAAGCCTTCAACAATGGCAACGGTGAATCCCAGGAGGAAGATAAGGATGAAGTGAAGGAGGAAGATGAAAACGATGAAGAAGTGAAAAAGGAAGAAGCGGATGAAGAAAACGATAAGGATGCGGAAGTTAAGAGTGAAGAGAAACCGAAAGGTAAAATGAAGATCGTTACCAGAGATGGAAAGCCGGCCGATTTGGACATTTGCAGAGTGTGCAAAACAAAAGATGATCTGGGAAGCATCTTCGAGTTTGATGAAGCACTAAGAATATGCGATTTGATAACATCGGTTTGCACTGTGGCGCGTATTCTCGAACGTGATCATTTACCGCATAAGATCTGCAAGGGGTGTGTTGATAATTTGAAGATCGCTGTAGCCTTCAAGACTCAATGCGAGGCCACTGATAAAGAACTTCGTCAGACTTTGAAAAGAAGCTACAATAAGGCGCGTAGAAACACCGATTTCATCATTGTAAATTGTCCTATGTCCGACGGGGAGGAAGATGATGACGAACAGCAGGACGATGACGAATATAAAGTATCGCATTCGGAAGTGGAGTCTGAGCCAGTGACATCGGACGATAGCTTTGCACCTATTAAGAAGCCGAAAAAGCAGAAAACACCTAAACGACGAGGACGCCGACCGAAGAGTGAATCAGTTTCGGCAGACACTACACCTGTTGTCAAACGGAAGCGTGGACGCCAGCCAGGATTCAGACCCCAGAAGAAAACACCTGCGCCCGAACCATCTCTCGATGGAACTCCAACGCCCCGTCGACGAGGACGTCCGCCAAAGTCATCCGTTTCTCCCGGCATCGCTAATGTGGTCTACATCGAGGCACCCGATGCAAGCTCATCTTCCGATAGCGACGACGATAAGCCAATTCGGCCACGCAAGAAGCAACACGATTGTCCCAAATGTGACGACAGTTTCTCGACCGGCGTTGAACTCAAAGAACATTTGGTGACGCACAAGGGTGATCTGTTCCCCTGTACAAAATGTGACAAATCCTTCAAGTCCAAGGCCTATCTGGCAAACCATCTGCAGCGACACGAACAGGATGATAAGCGACGAGAGGACAAGATCAAAGCCAAGGAGGCGAAGCGGCAAATGCAACGCCAAAAGGAACTGCAGAAGCGGAAAGACCACGAAGAGAAAATCAAACGGCAGCGAACCGAAGGCGGAAGCgctgagaagaagaaaaagctGGACCCCAATCCGGCCAACAGTGGCCGGGATCTGTTCAAGTGTGTCGCCCCGCTAACTTCCACCTACTGGAGCGATAGTTTCTCGGATTAA